A genomic window from Luteolibacter flavescens includes:
- a CDS encoding DUF5069 domain-containing protein gives MSPTHEPPRSPRDEIDGVIYFPRLCDKVRLYAAGKLHPQYHANLGGGMDLWTCQFLGVEYAALAEEVRHLDSDAEALAWASENGATRSPQEFAWWSAFMRTRGFRDDLAEKLAQRKAESGFQDREDIVTFMDYIDADEGRI, from the coding sequence GTGTCCCCGACCCACGAGCCACCCCGCAGCCCCCGCGACGAAATCGACGGCGTGATCTATTTTCCCCGCCTGTGCGACAAGGTGCGCCTGTATGCCGCCGGGAAGCTCCATCCGCAGTATCACGCGAACCTCGGCGGAGGGATGGACCTGTGGACCTGCCAATTCCTCGGCGTGGAATATGCCGCACTGGCCGAGGAGGTCCGCCACCTCGACTCGGATGCCGAGGCACTGGCATGGGCCAGTGAAAACGGTGCCACCCGCAGCCCGCAGGAATTCGCCTGGTGGTCCGCCTTCATGCGCACCCGCGGCTTCCGCGACGATCTCGCCGAGAAGCTGGCCCAGCGGAAAGCGGAGTCCGGCTTTCAGGATCGCGAGGACATCGTGACCTTCATGGACTACATCGACGCCGACGAGGGCCGGATCTAA
- a CDS encoding FmdB family zinc ribbon protein, with product MPIYEYLSESPEDPERSCRICRKGFELRRPIDRPALEQCPLCRKPVRKVISKVNTPRIAKPLSVSDAKSAGFTVLERRDQGVYEKL from the coding sequence ATGCCCATCTACGAATACCTTTCCGAGAGCCCCGAGGATCCCGAGCGATCTTGCCGCATCTGCCGCAAGGGCTTTGAACTGAGGCGGCCCATCGACCGCCCGGCACTCGAGCAGTGCCCGCTTTGCCGCAAACCTGTGCGCAAGGTGATTTCCAAGGTGAACACGCCACGGATCGCGAAGCCGCTGTCCGTGAGCGACGCCAAATCGGCGGGCTTCACCGTGCTCGAACGCCGCGATCAGGGTGTTTATGAAAAACTCTAA
- a CDS encoding hemolysin family protein, protein MNFLPEILFLANAGSEKADGSLTGGMIALYIIGIVFFLLLNAFFVASEFAIVKVRPSQIEPVKGTRSGKTAYHVVSHLDGYLSANQLGITIASLALGFLGEPFVEALVKPLLHGVGVPSEWHIWGKTLNPSSTISFVLAIASFTFLHVVIGELLPKSIAIRKSLATTLALAGPLHLFYKSFHWAIRVLNGTANWILKRVFNIDPVAEGEHIHSSDELALLVAESERAEEVTETEREILINALGLNELWVRDVMTPRQEVVTLNADEPFEKALEIARRTKHTRFPLVKGGHLDNAIGLIHIKDVLKLVGAPDPDLMRIKRELKMVPDTMPLDMLLKFFLKERAHLAMAVDEFGTPVGIVFLDNVIEELVGDIQDEFDNEKPESNWINDKEFVIEGSMTLNDLSVMADELDLESGEVTTVGGYITQQLGRFPEVGETMEINGWEAKVTSTDGRRVGQIHFRRLEPALAAGGEDEEE, encoded by the coding sequence ATGAACTTTCTTCCCGAGATTCTGTTTTTGGCAAATGCCGGTTCTGAGAAAGCGGACGGCTCGCTGACAGGCGGGATGATCGCGCTCTATATCATCGGGATCGTCTTCTTCCTGCTGCTGAACGCGTTCTTCGTTGCGTCCGAGTTCGCGATCGTAAAAGTCCGGCCGAGTCAGATCGAGCCGGTCAAGGGGACCCGCTCGGGGAAGACGGCTTACCACGTCGTCAGTCACCTGGATGGCTATCTCTCGGCGAATCAGCTTGGCATTACTATCGCTTCTCTCGCGCTGGGTTTCTTGGGCGAGCCTTTCGTGGAAGCGCTGGTCAAGCCGTTGCTGCACGGCGTGGGTGTGCCTTCCGAGTGGCACATATGGGGTAAGACCCTCAACCCCTCGTCCACGATCTCGTTCGTTCTGGCCATCGCCTCCTTCACGTTCCTACACGTGGTGATCGGCGAGCTGCTGCCGAAGTCCATCGCCATCCGCAAGTCGCTGGCCACCACTCTGGCGCTGGCGGGGCCGCTGCATCTTTTCTACAAGTCCTTCCACTGGGCCATCCGAGTGCTGAATGGCACGGCTAACTGGATCCTGAAGAGGGTCTTCAACATCGACCCCGTGGCCGAGGGCGAGCACATCCACTCGTCCGATGAACTCGCGCTGCTGGTCGCCGAGAGCGAACGCGCCGAGGAAGTCACCGAGACCGAGCGCGAGATCCTGATCAATGCGCTCGGCCTGAACGAACTCTGGGTGCGCGATGTGATGACGCCGCGCCAGGAGGTGGTGACGCTGAATGCCGACGAGCCTTTCGAGAAAGCCCTCGAGATCGCCCGCCGGACGAAGCACACCCGCTTCCCGCTGGTGAAGGGCGGTCACCTCGACAACGCCATCGGCCTGATCCACATCAAGGACGTGCTGAAGCTCGTCGGCGCGCCGGATCCCGACCTGATGCGGATCAAGCGCGAGTTGAAGATGGTTCCGGACACCATGCCGCTGGACATGCTGCTCAAGTTCTTCCTGAAGGAGCGCGCCCACCTTGCCATGGCCGTCGATGAATTCGGCACACCGGTCGGCATCGTCTTCCTCGACAACGTGATCGAGGAACTGGTTGGCGACATTCAGGACGAATTCGACAACGAGAAGCCGGAGTCGAACTGGATCAACGACAAGGAATTCGTGATCGAGGGCTCGATGACTCTGAACGATCTCTCCGTGATGGCGGACGAGCTTGATCTGGAGAGCGGCGAGGTGACCACCGTGGGTGGTTACATCACGCAGCAGCTCGGTCGTTTCCCGGAAGTCGGTGAGACCATGGAGATCAATGGCTGGGAGGCCAAGGTCACCAGCACCGATGGCCGCCGCGTGGGCCAGATCCACTTCCGCCGCCTCGAGCCCGCCCTCGCCGCTGGTGGCGAGGACGAGGAGGAGTGA
- the rpsN gene encoding 30S ribosomal protein S14: MAKKSWIARNERKARTVAKFADLRHKLKAEKDYVGLTMLPRDASPTRLVNRCEYSGRRRAFIRRFRLSRISFRELASHGMIPGVTKSSW; encoded by the coding sequence ATGGCCAAGAAGAGCTGGATTGCACGCAACGAGCGCAAAGCGCGCACGGTCGCCAAGTTTGCCGACCTCCGTCACAAACTGAAGGCGGAGAAGGATTATGTCGGCCTTACCATGCTGCCGCGTGACGCCAGCCCGACCCGTCTCGTGAACCGTTGCGAGTACTCCGGTCGCCGTCGCGCTTTCATCCGCCGCTTCCGCCTCTCCCGTATCAGCTTCCGTGAGCTCGCCTCGCACGGCATGATCCCGGGAGTGACGAAGTCGAGCTGGTAA
- a CDS encoding Uma2 family endonuclease, protein MTGLTTVADYLDAEKSAEGKHEFVGGFVFAMPSFSNRHNTIAGNAFAILHDRVRGGSFQAFNSSTKVRIQLPDHNRFYYPDAMVVCNPNALGDHFQDQPVVVIEVMSESTRRADLGGKRDAYLRISALKVLLLVEPDMALVTVHRRRAEGGFAVEHHHGLEASIPLAEIDTSLSLAELYDRAGIED, encoded by the coding sequence ATGACCGGGCTGACGACCGTCGCGGACTACCTCGACGCCGAGAAATCGGCGGAAGGGAAGCACGAGTTCGTCGGCGGCTTCGTCTTCGCGATGCCTAGTTTCTCGAACCGGCACAATACCATCGCTGGCAATGCTTTCGCGATCCTCCACGACCGGGTGCGTGGAGGATCTTTCCAAGCTTTCAACAGCAGCACCAAGGTCCGCATCCAGCTACCCGATCATAACCGGTTCTATTACCCGGATGCCATGGTCGTCTGCAATCCGAACGCATTGGGCGATCACTTCCAAGATCAGCCGGTGGTCGTGATCGAGGTCATGAGCGAATCCACTCGTCGGGCCGACCTCGGAGGAAAGCGTGATGCTTACCTTCGGATCTCCGCGCTCAAGGTGCTGCTCCTCGTCGAGCCCGACATGGCATTGGTCACGGTCCACCGCCGTCGCGCCGAGGGGGGATTTGCGGTCGAGCATCATCACGGCTTGGAGGCTTCCATCCCCCTCGCCGAGATCGACACATCGCTTTCTCTCGCCGAACTCTATGACCGGGCGGGAATCGAAGACTAA
- a CDS encoding DUF3253 domain-containing protein, producing the protein MGSEEDGRIGKGIMGLLGQRTPGATICPSEVSRELFPDDWRERMDDVRRVARHLESRGEIEVVQKGRVVDPATAKGPIRLRRRG; encoded by the coding sequence ATGGGCAGCGAGGAAGATGGCCGGATCGGGAAGGGTATCATGGGCCTGCTGGGACAGCGCACCCCCGGTGCGACCATCTGCCCGAGCGAGGTCTCCCGGGAGCTTTTCCCCGATGACTGGCGGGAGCGGATGGACGATGTCCGGCGGGTGGCCCGGCACTTGGAATCACGGGGTGAAATCGAAGTCGTCCAAAAAGGCCGCGTGGTCGATCCGGCGACGGCGAAGGGACCGATCCGGCTGCGACGCCGGGGCTGA
- a CDS encoding type IV pilus twitching motility protein PilT, with protein MAVIDTFLKLMLEKRAERLVLVSDAVPILLRGGETIELSMPALRADMLARIAGEMAGEDVTGRKEGRFSAADGASFGYAILPSAGEFRIEVHAGAVPPPVEEDDPLAKAVAEFARPADAPTPATPAPVVRSGPDLLAVIDQAASLDASDLFLSSGKQPRVRRNGQLAFLDAAAPDAAKMIELIPDETARQTFEESGSVDFATRWELSGGSRRFRINVFRHRDGVAAALRPIRQKIPPLADLGLSDDLLDLVHYPSGLVLVTGTTGSGKSTTLAALVDHLNCTRQRHVITIEDPVEYEHRENQCLIHQREVGADVESFSTGLRAALRENPDVILLGELRDLDTISAALTAAETGHLVLGTLHSGTASSAVNRIVDVFPGHQQQHIRVQLALSLRAVVSQRLVPTKSKKLVPAIEKLVVTSAVATGIREGQDHYLRNAMLTGVEEGMITLERSLASLLRKGVIDRETAVRHAMDPKALQHLLE; from the coding sequence ATGGCGGTCATCGATACCTTTCTGAAACTGATGCTGGAGAAGCGGGCGGAGCGGCTGGTGCTGGTCTCGGATGCCGTGCCCATTCTCCTGAGAGGAGGCGAGACCATCGAGCTCTCGATGCCTGCGCTGCGTGCGGACATGCTTGCCCGCATCGCGGGAGAAATGGCGGGCGAAGACGTGACCGGCAGGAAGGAAGGGCGCTTCAGTGCGGCGGACGGGGCGTCATTCGGCTACGCGATCCTGCCTTCCGCGGGTGAATTCCGCATCGAGGTCCACGCCGGAGCCGTGCCGCCGCCGGTCGAGGAAGACGATCCGCTGGCAAAGGCCGTGGCGGAATTCGCGAGGCCCGCGGACGCTCCCACACCTGCGACTCCCGCTCCGGTTGTTAGATCCGGTCCTGATCTGCTTGCCGTCATCGACCAAGCGGCCTCGCTCGATGCCTCAGACCTCTTCCTTTCCTCCGGCAAGCAGCCGCGCGTGCGGAGGAATGGCCAGCTTGCTTTTCTGGATGCGGCTGCTCCGGACGCCGCGAAGATGATCGAGCTGATCCCGGACGAGACGGCGCGTCAGACATTCGAGGAAAGCGGCAGCGTCGATTTCGCGACGCGCTGGGAGCTTTCCGGAGGTAGCCGTAGATTTCGCATCAATGTCTTCCGTCATCGTGACGGGGTGGCCGCGGCGCTGCGGCCCATCCGTCAGAAGATCCCGCCGCTGGCGGATCTCGGGCTGTCGGATGATCTGCTGGATCTGGTCCACTATCCCAGCGGGCTGGTGCTCGTGACGGGCACCACCGGCTCGGGGAAGTCCACGACGCTCGCCGCACTGGTCGATCATCTCAATTGCACACGGCAGCGCCACGTCATCACCATCGAGGACCCGGTGGAGTATGAGCACCGGGAAAACCAGTGCCTGATCCACCAGCGAGAGGTCGGCGCGGACGTGGAAAGCTTCAGCACCGGGCTGCGGGCTGCCTTGCGGGAAAATCCCGACGTCATCCTGCTCGGGGAGCTGCGGGATCTCGACACGATTTCCGCGGCGCTCACCGCAGCGGAGACCGGTCACCTCGTGCTGGGGACCCTGCATTCCGGCACCGCGAGTTCGGCGGTAAACCGAATCGTCGATGTCTTCCCCGGCCACCAGCAGCAGCATATCCGCGTGCAGCTCGCGCTGTCGCTGAGGGCCGTTGTTTCCCAACGCCTCGTGCCGACGAAGTCGAAGAAGCTGGTGCCCGCCATCGAGAAGCTCGTCGTCACGTCCGCCGTGGCCACCGGCATCCGCGAGGGACAGGATCACTACCTGCGGAATGCGATGCTGACCGGGGTGGAGGAGGGGATGATCACGCTGGAGCGCTCGCTTGCCTCGCTGCTGCGGAAGGGCGTCATCGACCGCGAGACCGCCGTCCGCCACGCCATGGACCCGAAGGCGCTCCAGCACCTGCTGGAGTAG
- a CDS encoding fumarate hydratase: MSEFVYQDPFPLGPDTTEYECVTKEHVSVAEFDGKPILKVAPEGLALLANEAMKAINFTLRPSHLAQVAAILDDPEATENDRMVALMLLKNAEIAAKGILPACQDTGTATVVGKKGQQVWTGCDDAEWLSKGIHKTYQEENLRYSQTAPLTMYEEANTKTNLPAQIDLYASEGDAYKFLFVSKGGGSANKTFLYQETKALLNPKRLKEFCIEKMRSLGTAACPPYHLAIVIGGTSAETCLKTVKLASTRYYDALPTTGNIQGQAFRDLELEKELLEAARSIGIGAQFGGKYFALDVRVVRLPRHGASCPVGIGVSCSADRQAKAKITKDGIFLEKLEKDPGRFIPEKYRNWKFKGVEIDLDQGMEKTLATLTKYPVTTAVSLSGTIIVARDIAHAKLKEVLDETGDLPAYIKDYPVYYAGPAKTPAGYPSGSFGPTTAGRMDSYVDLFQSHGGSKVMLAKGNRSQAVTDACKAHGGFYLGSAGGPAALLAKEHIKSQEVVEYPELGMEAVWKIRVENFPAFILVDDKGNDFFKKINECPVCV, from the coding sequence ATGTCCGAATTCGTCTATCAGGATCCCTTCCCGCTCGGTCCCGACACCACCGAATATGAGTGCGTGACCAAGGAGCACGTGTCGGTCGCGGAATTCGACGGGAAGCCCATCCTGAAGGTCGCGCCGGAGGGCCTGGCCCTGCTGGCGAACGAGGCGATGAAGGCGATCAATTTCACCCTGCGCCCCAGCCACCTCGCACAGGTCGCCGCGATCCTCGATGACCCGGAAGCCACCGAGAACGACCGCATGGTCGCGCTGATGCTGCTGAAGAACGCGGAGATCGCCGCGAAGGGCATCCTGCCCGCCTGCCAGGACACCGGTACCGCCACCGTGGTCGGCAAGAAGGGCCAGCAGGTCTGGACCGGCTGCGACGACGCCGAGTGGCTCTCCAAGGGCATCCACAAGACCTACCAGGAGGAAAACCTGCGCTACTCGCAGACCGCCCCGCTCACGATGTACGAGGAGGCGAATACGAAGACGAACCTGCCCGCCCAGATCGACCTCTACGCGAGCGAGGGCGACGCTTACAAATTCCTCTTCGTCTCGAAGGGCGGCGGCTCGGCGAACAAGACCTTCCTCTATCAGGAAACGAAGGCGCTGCTGAACCCCAAGCGCCTGAAGGAATTCTGCATCGAGAAAATGCGCTCGCTCGGCACCGCGGCCTGCCCGCCGTATCACCTCGCCATCGTCATCGGCGGCACTTCGGCGGAGACCTGCCTGAAGACGGTGAAGCTTGCCTCGACCCGCTACTACGATGCGCTGCCGACCACCGGGAATATCCAAGGGCAGGCCTTCCGCGATCTGGAACTGGAGAAAGAACTGCTGGAAGCCGCGCGCAGCATCGGCATCGGCGCACAATTCGGCGGAAAGTATTTCGCGCTCGACGTGCGCGTGGTGCGCCTGCCGCGCCACGGGGCATCGTGCCCCGTCGGCATCGGAGTCTCCTGCTCCGCCGACCGACAGGCGAAAGCGAAGATCACGAAAGACGGCATCTTCCTCGAAAAGCTGGAGAAGGACCCCGGTCGCTTCATCCCGGAGAAGTATCGGAACTGGAAGTTCAAGGGCGTCGAGATCGACCTCGACCAAGGCATGGAGAAGACGCTCGCCACGCTGACCAAGTATCCCGTCACCACCGCGGTCTCGCTCAGCGGCACCATCATCGTCGCCCGCGACATCGCCCACGCGAAGCTGAAGGAGGTGCTGGATGAAACCGGCGACCTGCCCGCCTACATCAAGGACTACCCGGTCTACTACGCCGGCCCTGCCAAGACCCCGGCGGGCTATCCCTCCGGCTCCTTTGGCCCGACCACGGCGGGGCGCATGGATTCCTACGTCGATCTCTTCCAGAGCCACGGCGGCTCGAAGGTGATGCTTGCCAAGGGCAACCGCTCGCAGGCCGTGACTGATGCCTGCAAGGCCCACGGCGGCTTCTACCTCGGCTCCGCCGGCGGCCCAGCCGCCCTGCTCGCGAAGGAACACATCAAGAGCCAGGAAGTCGTCGAGTATCCCGAACTCGGCATGGAAGCCGTCTGGAAGATCCGCGTGGAAAACTTCCCGGCCTTCATCCTCGTGGACGACAAGGGCAACGACTTCTTCAAGAAGATCAACGAATGCCCGGTGTGCGTGTGA
- a CDS encoding N-acetylmuramoyl-L-alanine amidase-like domain-containing protein: MKLAVVLSALLLAALPAAAQHTVTPPSPVRLPMGTVFKGEAKFRALVQKAEKENWRQLPLGARTIRAARAMVGTPYVNYTLEVDDRIESPVVNLNAMDCWTYYENALAFARMLRYKPAPYTPQDMLHMVEVERYRGGVCTGSYLSRMHHLEEVFYDNERRGFAKNITPRLPGAQRLRREIREMTVQWKSYRYLRNSPSLLPEMGRIEARVSKLPVYHIPKKNVRAIEGYLQDGDICAITTNWQNGYTSHVGLIVKLQGRAYFTHATSDRDKGRMTIIDRPITDYLNQGSKHAGIVVVRPNDLPPSKLWQRPVATR, from the coding sequence ATGAAATTGGCCGTCGTCCTTTCCGCCCTGCTGCTCGCTGCCCTGCCGGCTGCCGCCCAGCACACCGTGACACCGCCGAGCCCGGTGCGCCTGCCGATGGGCACCGTCTTCAAGGGCGAGGCGAAATTCCGGGCCCTGGTCCAGAAAGCGGAAAAGGAGAATTGGCGGCAGCTCCCGCTCGGAGCCCGCACCATCCGCGCCGCGCGGGCGATGGTCGGCACGCCGTATGTGAACTACACGCTGGAGGTGGATGACCGCATCGAGTCGCCGGTGGTGAACCTGAACGCGATGGACTGCTGGACGTACTACGAGAACGCCTTGGCCTTCGCCCGCATGCTGCGCTACAAGCCCGCGCCCTACACCCCGCAGGACATGCTGCACATGGTGGAGGTGGAGCGCTACCGCGGCGGCGTCTGCACCGGGAGCTACCTCAGCCGCATGCATCACCTCGAGGAGGTCTTTTACGACAACGAGCGCCGCGGCTTCGCCAAGAACATCACCCCGCGCCTGCCCGGAGCCCAGCGCCTGCGCCGCGAGATCCGCGAAATGACGGTGCAGTGGAAGAGCTACCGCTACCTGCGGAACAGCCCGTCCCTGCTGCCGGAAATGGGTCGCATCGAGGCCCGCGTGTCGAAGCTGCCGGTGTACCACATCCCGAAGAAGAACGTCCGCGCCATCGAGGGCTACCTGCAGGATGGCGACATCTGCGCGATCACCACGAATTGGCAGAATGGCTACACTTCCCATGTCGGGCTCATCGTGAAGCTCCAGGGCCGCGCTTACTTCACCCACGCCACCTCCGACCGCGACAAGGGCCGCATGACCATCATCGACCGCCCGATCACCGACTACCTGAACCAAGGGTCGAAACACGCCGGGATCGTCGTGGTGCGGCCGAATGACCTGCCGCCGTCGAAGCTCTGGCAACGGCCGGTTGCGACGCGGTGA
- a CDS encoding PEP-CTERM sorting domain-containing protein yields MAAAALSLPAAAQTLQPDIEQRYQTRNYLISRGNEVTMQDSGTDLRTGPAGSWIFDFCADFDAGNNESTLYNVSSGFGGLTVAQSNDISALLYNTLPTFDAMVREGISQSGMDWPTESYSGYNDLLAYGAGLQLALWEIIHDSASRKIGTGNFSVADPSDSVAAAGRANAQAFLDGVAGGWTYAPGFTFQYARPVDGNGVGVPNGQDRLWVVIPEPSTALLGAFGALCLLRRRRA; encoded by the coding sequence TTGGCTGCGGCCGCACTGTCCCTGCCCGCAGCCGCCCAGACGCTGCAGCCTGACATCGAGCAGCGCTACCAGACCCGCAACTATCTCATCTCCCGCGGCAACGAAGTAACCATGCAGGATTCCGGCACCGACCTGCGGACCGGTCCGGCAGGGTCGTGGATCTTCGATTTCTGTGCCGACTTCGATGCAGGCAATAACGAGAGCACGCTCTACAACGTGAGTTCCGGCTTCGGCGGGCTCACCGTGGCCCAGTCGAACGACATTTCCGCACTTCTCTACAATACCCTGCCGACCTTCGACGCCATGGTGCGCGAGGGCATCAGCCAGAGCGGCATGGATTGGCCGACGGAAAGCTACAGCGGCTACAATGACCTGCTCGCCTACGGCGCCGGGCTTCAGCTCGCGCTGTGGGAAATCATCCACGACTCGGCCTCGAGAAAGATCGGCACAGGCAACTTCAGCGTAGCCGATCCGAGCGACTCGGTAGCAGCCGCGGGCCGAGCGAATGCCCAGGCATTCCTCGATGGCGTGGCTGGCGGCTGGACCTATGCGCCCGGCTTCACCTTCCAATACGCGCGCCCAGTTGACGGAAATGGTGTCGGCGTGCCCAACGGCCAGGACCGCCTCTGGGTGGTGATCCCCGAGCCATCCACCGCCCTGCTTGGAGCCTTTGGCGCGCTCTGCCTGCTGCGCCGCCGCCGGGCTTGA